The Gadus morhua chromosome 18, gadMor3.0, whole genome shotgun sequence DNA segment tagtcTTTTAATGTCCCAACAAATCAGTTAACAggttatttgtgtttattttccgGTAAGAGACGGTTGAAAGAGAGCAGTGCTTCTCTACCTACGGCCGGGAACCCCAATCTTTTGATCGGAATAAATCTTGCAATGCAGACTTCTTCGATTTATCTGCATCTCCCTCCCAATGCGCCAAGTCAGCACATCGACAGCTGAGCTGCCGGTAATATATTAGTGACTCAGCGGTCGTACACCGAAGACACACAGGAACTAGCTGGGGAGGATCATCTCAGGTTTTCCTAATGGTCTTCATATGCTGCCTCAGCGTTTTTCTTGCGAAAACATTAAAGACGCTTCCCAAAGTACTCCTCGTGAGCATTTTCCAAGTTTCATTTACTAGCTTCCATCTCTCGGAACAAGGTACATTATCACGCAGCAATCCTTTAAGTTAGACCTAATTGTTTCTGTGATTTCGTGGatcaatattaaaaaaacacagaaacatttCTAGAGCCGTTCTCGTCTAGATGCTGGCGTCTATCACAGTTGAAAAGGAAACATTTGGACGGAaaattgaataataaaaaaagggaaATCAAACCCTTGATCGACTTTGTTTAGAAAAACAGTGATGTAGTTGGTGACATAGTAATGCAATATGGGTAGATCTTAATCCAATACTGCATTGTAGGATTCAATGTTAATATGGACTCTTATGGCCAACTAAGGGTTTTGAGTGACCAAGTAATAAATACAACTTTCTGGCTTCACCAGCCCAAATCTGATTGTGGCAAATGGGATTGGCTTGTGCCAGGCAAAAGCCTCAGCACGCCTTAATGAAATTAAAAGAGTCTACTATAAGTCAGCAGGCTTTTATTTTATGTGAGACTACCTcaaacagtggggggggggggctgggtttcCTTTAAGCCAACGATCTCCTGGAGCAAGAAGCAGCATGAAATAATGGCTACAGTCTGAGCAGCGTATCCAGAGACGTTTAGTACTGAGCCTTTCCCGGCTATCATTCATCAGGCAGCCGCTACTTCATCTACttagtttcttttttttaatgaaatactTCTCTCTATCATTGATATTCACAATGTCATTATAAATCTCACGTCCCAGAAGGTCTGAGTTGAGCCGAGCGGCAGGCCTGGGGTTCCGGACCCTAGGTTGAGAAACACTgcatgagaggaagaggaagagctggTAGGGAATAAGATCTCCCTAGTGTAGCAGGTTCCAGCCATACAGTAGATGCTCGCAGTACAGGTCTATTAAAGTCTATTTAAGGATTGAAAGCATTCAGAAATATTTAGCGGAcattttcctgttttttttttttgtgtgaaggaACCTCCAGTAGGATTCTATCTCCTGACTTCAGAGTCGCACAGTGGaacccctgacacacacacacacacacacacacacacacacaccccctgagacgcacacacactccgacactaacacacacacacacacacacctctgcagcAGGGATGGGTTCCTGCCCCAGGACCCCCGGTACACCAACACACCGTCTTACCATCGATAACCCCCAAGGGTCAgctcagaggtcaggggtcgtcCACGGCGGGGGGGTCAGGGTTCTCCAGGGTCAGTTTGGGCGGGTTCAGGGGTCGCGGTGCTCCAGTGGTCAGAGGTCCCggcgcgggggggcgggggccagggggtggggggggggtcattgccGGAGCTGGGTCGTTAGCTGTGTGCCTGCGGGGCGGCGATGCTGGAGCAGTCCGTGACCAGCAGGTCCGCCCCGCCGCCGCTCACGTACACGGGCGCCGACACCATGTTGCCGAGGGAGACGGAGCCGCTGGCCGCCGTACCGGAGGGGTCCGGGCTGGGGGCCCCCTGCGAGGCGCTGTGGGTGCCCATGTGCCCCTGCAGCTGGGTGGGGGTCTTGCACTGGATGCCGCACAGCTGGCAGACCAGCACGCCGCCGGCGGCCGGGGAGCCCAGCGCCCCCCCGCTCTCCTTCCACTCCTGGCCGTGGTGCTTCTGGGCGTGGACCCGCAGGTAGGTCAGCGTGGTgaagcctggggggggggggggagaagggtgaGGAACACACAGAACCAAGGACCTGCCCCACCCGGGGCCGGCGCCCAGAGACAGGTCAACCTGCCCCTACGCGTGCTCCGCTGCACAAGACGTTTCGTTGTACATTGATCGTTTTTTAATGTACAAATAATGATGTCATCATTTTAGAGGGGGCTGGGTTGATGCTATGATCGGTTTGGACGGAGCACTCTCCATTGATTTTTATGCCAGCGTTTACTTGCTGAATATAAGAGCGTTCAGATGCGAGATGGCTCCGGTGGAGCTGAGCAGTGGAGGTCATATTCTTAATTTAGTTTCCTTGTCAGATAAGATCTGTTATAAATCGATTTAACACGGTTAGTACTCTGTCTGGGCTGCGCTACTTACTGCGGTTGCAAAGGTGGCAGGCGtggtgctgtgattggttgtgcACCCTCATGTGATCGGTGATGTAAGCAGCCGACAGCAGCTTGCCGCAGATGTGGCACGGCACCTTCTCCTCATGACGGATCATGTGAGCTCGCAAACGGTCCTTGGTGGCGAAACTCGACTCGCACGTCTGttagagacaagagagagagtcgAGACACCTCACAAGTCTGAGGGACCAAGATCTAGACTCGCACATCTGAAGATACAGCCAAGTAGCTTGGGTTAGACTGGGGTTAGACTTGGGTTGGACTTGGGTTAGACTGGGGTTAGACAGCATCatgagatggagagtgaggtAGTTACCGTGCATTTGAAGGGCCTTTCAGACGAGTGGACCTGTCTGACGTGGCTGTTCAGATGATCGGGTCTAAAGGTTGAAGGTCAGAGAACACAACAGTCACAAACAGCACAGCGACACAGAGGCCAATCTATTCAGGTCAAATGTGAACCTTTAAACACAGCCGCCTTGATTTCATTGGTCATGCAAGAAGGACTTTTAAActctatagagtggcgaagtggcctcttccggtagagctcatgggacctatgagatcgaaaaatatgaatgggtgtcaatggagagaaaattattattttctggtcccagtctttatatgccctggattacacatatgttgtttgtggatttgaatgatcatttttcatgcaaagaaaactaaaaattttcgtgaagaagattgataattttaggttttatgtgatgccgctttgtgaactacagctcttcgctgctctcgacacatatctccacgccagtcgcagggagcgtgacgtcacatacgagccgtgtagtctttctcgttgtgttttctctacagcctttatctgaaaaattgcacaataaacggttgaactctttgcatgaaaaattatcatttaaatccacaaacaacatatgtgtaatccagggcatataaagaccgggaccagaaaataattattttctctccattgacacccattcatatttttcgatctcataggtcccatgagctctaccggaaggggcgtgacttcgccactctatagggCCCCAAGGGCTTCTACAGTCAGGGGACTAGAACCGACGATCGGAAGTGAATCAGTCAACATTGAGATCAGATTTGACTGGCTTCATTCAGCATACCTCCCCACGCTGCACACAGTGAGCCGGTCACAAGAGATCTCCATTCACAAAGTACAGAGCTTCTAATCATCCCCCATCTAACAGCCTTCCATTCTTCTGCAaccataatatttatttttatatttgacCTGGTAAACCATTACTCAAAAGACTATATAATGCACTATAAAAGGTTGATTATCATTATATAATACCgtactttatttttaatttttaatgcGACTAAGTGAATTCAGGCAGCAGTCTGGCATCTCTCTCTGCGCTACCTAGAGTGTTGACCTAGGGATTGACCCAGAGTCTTTCGGCTGGGACATAAAATTGCTTCCCACCAGACCTCTGGAGACTATCATGCCCCCAGTACTACACTAATACTAACACAatatactaatataatatactaATACTACCCAAACAGTGTAAAACCCGTCTGCTACCGTCAGTATAAACCTGTATACTACTCTCCTACTACCGAGGCACTTTAAACCTGTTTACAACACTAATACTAAGGCTCATGTACACTAGACTATAGGGCtctgacttttgcccaaaaatcatatttgaagtttgtttgtttattaatattataatatatttgaatatttattaataatattttgcctATTAattgccttcagtaagacctggattgggctttgcgaggtttgtttaccggcgttgctatggttaccggtcttgcgtgttccaacggtttattaggtttctaataaatcgctgtctaatcaatacttcattcactgcctcttccgtggtcattacaatattatgaatagactgcgtggggttctctgacgtctctccctcctggcctgcccataacaggttccaatattaagggctgactaatattcgtttgaattttgattgatttttgatattcgaattatattcgaataacgaagttcggagccAAAGCCCTACTATACTATCATCCTGCCCTGGTCTGGCACTACTGGGCTTCAGGTATGCGGGAGGCGATGAGGGCTCCTACCGGGAGAAGGCCTTGGCACAGTGGGGGCATATGTAGGGCTTCTCCACGCCCCCCTGGTGGGAACGGACGTGGTGGGACATGCGGTCCTTCCTCTTGAAGCGCTGCTGGCAGATGGGACAGGAGTACGGCTTCTCGTCCGAGTGGGACAGACGGTGGCGGTTCAGGTGGTAGACGTCCCGGAACGCCTTCCCACACGTCTCGCACGCGTGGTTCTTCCTCACCGGGCTGGGGTTGGCGGGAcgctggtgtggacggacagacggacagacggggaGGGAGGCGGACGGACAGGCAGAGACCCACAGGGGAAGacataacaaaatactttaACCAGTTAAATCTGTACAATTCATAACGTTATTTCGCAAATAAACATGCAAAACCACACAGGCACCGTTTAGGGTATGAATAGGACTGAACTAAACATGATTAACAATATTCAAAACCAAGATTGAAATCAAACGGATCATTGAAGTTAGTCATTTTGGTGCAGCATGGACTAACAACAGATCTTGTAGGTTATTAGGTTAGAGTCTGTTAATTATAAACAGACCGGTATCGGTTTGTACAGGGAGTCACTGGATCAGGATATTATCATTGGGTTCATGTACATTAAGCCTCCCTGGACCTGGTGCTGGGGGGTCATGCAGGGGTCTCTAGTACACTGTTTCTCAAACGGGCCGGGGGCCAGACACAGGCCGCTGGGGGGCCAGCTGGTTGTCCTCTACTTAGTCACGTCTTTATTCAAATGATTAGCAGTTATTGTGGGCCTTCCTAGCTAGGCTACAGCCCAGCTAGGCTACAACCCAGCTAGGCTAATGCCCAGCTAGGCTAATGCCCAGCTAGGCTGATGCCCCTCTAGGCTTATGCCAAGCTAGGCTTATGCCAAGCTAGGCTAGCCATCAGTTATGTTAGCAACCAGTTATGCTTTTGAATAGAGAGGCTATGACCCAGCTAGGTTCTGGCATAATACAACTAGCATCCAGCTAGGCTATTACTGAGCTAGCTAGCCTAGCACTGAGCTATTTTGTTGTGTGGCTAGCGAACAGCCTGGCAATTGCTGAGCTAGGCTAGTGGTCAGGCTAAGTAGACTATAGAAGTGACCACAGACCGGTTAGTTTAAGAAACAatgttctggggggggggggggggggggggggggagacgctcGTGCCGCAACCCTACGCCGGCGCCCTCCACACGGCCCTCACCCACCTGTCCTGTCGCCCCCGTCCCCATGACGACCGCGGCAGCGGCGGGAGCCAGATTGTGGGGGGGGTTAGCGCTAGCCACTACGGCGGTCAtggccacccccccctccccgtccagcCCGGCCAGAGggggctgctgggacgcgagggGGGGGACCATGGatagatggaggagggagagcgggacGGTCTGCCTTTCGGACCTCCCCCCACCCGCGGTCTCCTTGGGCCTG contains these protein-coding regions:
- the mazb gene encoding myc-associated zinc finger protein isoform X2 — its product is MDAAWSNFLFQNTPTQNQVEGSLQSELMSVHGSSQSPPPEHMTQPPSTVDTAALNEDPPPVKVAPRPARASHVCSICNKQFKNNYNLRRHQSVHTGRPANPSPVRKNHACETCGKAFRDVYHLNRHRLSHSDEKPYSCPICQQRFKRKDRMSHHVRSHQGGVEKPYICPHCAKAFSRPDHLNSHVRQVHSSERPFKCTTCESSFATKDRLRAHMIRHEEKVPCHICGKLLSAAYITDHMRVHNQSQHHACHLCNRSFTTLTYLRVHAQKHHGQEWKESGGALGSPAAGGVLVCQLCGIQCKTPTQLQGHMGTHSASQGAPSPDPSGTAASGSVSLGNMVSAPVYVSGGGADLLVTDCSSIAAPQAHS
- the mazb gene encoding myc-associated zinc finger protein isoform X1 — translated: MDAAWSNFLFQNTPTQNQVEGSLQSELMSVHGSSQSPPPEHMTQPPSTVDTAALNEDPPPVKVAPRPARASHVCSICNKQFKNNYNLRRHQSVHTGVRMTHRPKETAGGGRSERQTVPLSLLHLSMVPPLASQQPPLAGLDGEGGVAMTAVVASANPPHNLAPAAAAVVMGTGATGQRPANPSPVRKNHACETCGKAFRDVYHLNRHRLSHSDEKPYSCPICQQRFKRKDRMSHHVRSHQGGVEKPYICPHCAKAFSRPDHLNSHVRQVHSSERPFKCTTCESSFATKDRLRAHMIRHEEKVPCHICGKLLSAAYITDHMRVHNQSQHHACHLCNRSFTTLTYLRVHAQKHHGQEWKESGGALGSPAAGGVLVCQLCGIQCKTPTQLQGHMGTHSASQGAPSPDPSGTAASGSVSLGNMVSAPVYVSGGGADLLVTDCSSIAAPQAHS